CGGTATCACAGTAGCGGCATTTTTGGAGCACCCTGATGAACTGGTATGGTCGCCTGCTGGCAAGCGGTGGACTGATTGCGCTTGCCGGCGTCAGTGCGCTTCCCGCGCCGGCCCAGGCACAAGCCTACCCGACGCGTTCCATCACCATGATCGTGCCGTTCGCGGCCGGCGGGCCGACCGATGTCATCTCGCGCATCGTTACCGGTCATATGGCGCAGACGCTGGGCCAGAGCATCATCATCGAGAACGTGGTCGGGGCCGGCGGCACCACCGCGACCACCCGCGCCGCGCGCGCCGCTAACGACGGATATACCTTGATCACCGGGCATATGGGCACCCACGCCGCATCGGTGCCGCTGTATCCCAAGCTCGCCTATCATCCGCAAAAGGATTTCGAGCCGGTCGCGCTGCTGGCCGGGACCCCGATCCTGATCCTGGCGCGCAAGGATTTCCCGCCCAAGGATCTCAAGGATTTCGTCACCTACGTGAAAGCCAATGTCGAAAAGGTCAATGCGGCGCATGCCGGCATAGGCTCGGTCTCGCACGTGTCGTGCCAGCTTCTGAACTCGGTCCTCGACATCAAGCCGGTCGGCGTTCCCTTCAACGGCACCGGTCCCGCGATGAATGCGCTGGTCGGCGGTCAGGTCGATTATATGTGCGACCAGATCGTCAACGCCGTGCCGCAGATCAAGGGCGGCACCATCAAGGCCTATGCGGTGGCAACGCCTGCGCGCAATCCGTCCTTGCCCGACGTTCCGACCACCACGGAGGCCGGCCTGCCGGCCTTCCAGGCCCAGGCCTGGAACGCGATCTTCGCGCCGAAGGGAACTCCGCCGGAGGTGATCGCCAAGCTCAACGCGGCGGCGGTCAAGGCGCTCGACGATGAAAACGTCCGCAAGCGCCTGCTCGATCTCGGCAGCGTGATCCCGGCGACGGCCGAACGCACGCCGGAAGCGCTGGCGGCGCTGGTGAAGAGCGAAATCGCCAAGTGGACGCCGGTTCTCAAGCCCGCAACCAACTGATTGCTCTCGGCGAAGCCGTTTTGAGGGCAGGGACGGAGCGTCCCTGTTCCCCTTGCCTTAAGCCGGCCAAATCCTCATTTTTCCGGGTATAATCCAGCCGTTCTGCCGAGTCGGCGCTGTCGATCGGCCGGACCGCCCGCTAAGACTTGGGCTCCCCGGGGGCCGCAATGCCATGAACCAGTACCACGACCTGCTCGAACGGATTCTCTCTGACGGCGCGGAGAAGCACGACCGCACCGGCACCGGTACGTTGTCGATCTTCGGCCATCAGATGCGCTTCAACCTGGCCGCCGGCTTCCCGATGCTGACCACCAAGAAGTTGCCGCTGAAATCGATCGTGCACGAGCTGCTGTGGTTCCTCAAAGGCGACACCAACATCAAATACCTCAAGGACAACGGCGTTTCGATCTGGGACGAGTGGGCCGACGCCAATGGCGATCTCGGCCCGGTCTATGGGTCGCAGTGGCGATCGTGGCCGGCGCCGGACGGACGCCGCATCGACCAGATCTCCAACGTCATCGACATGATCCGGCGCAATCCGGATTCACGGCGCCTGATCGTCAGCGCCTGGAATCCGGCCGATGTCGACAAGATGGCGCTGCCGCCCTGTCATTGCCTGTTTCAGTTCTACGTCGCCAACGGCAAATTGTCGTGCCAGCTCTATCAGCGCTCCGCCGACGTGTTTCTCGGCGTGCCCTTCAACATCGCTTCCTATGCGCTGCTGACGATGATGGTCGCGCAGGTAACTGGCCTGAAGCTCGGCGACTTCGTTCACAGTTTCGGCGACGTTCATCTTTATTCGAACCATCTCGATCAGGCCCGGCTGCAACTGACGCGCCAGACGCGGCCGCTGCCCACGATGAAGATCAATCCCGACGTAAAGGACATCTTCGCCTTCCGCTATGAGGATTTTGTGCTCGAAGGCTACGACCCGCACCCGCATATCAAGGCCGAGGTCGCGGTGTGACCGCGACGACCCGTCCGGAAGTCGTCTTCATCGTCGCGGTCGCCGAGAATGGCGTGATCGGCGCGCATGGCGCGATGCCATGGCGGCTGAAGTCCGACATGCAGCGCTTCAAGGCGATGACGATGGGCAGGCCGGTGGTGATGGGCCGCAAGACCTTCGTCTCGTTGCGCAGGCCGCTGCCCGGACGGACCAACATCGTCGTTACGCGCGACGCCGGCTTTCGCGCCGAAGGCGCGGTGGTGACGACGTCGTTCGCCGCCGCCCGCGCGGTCGCGACCGGTGACGCGCTGCGGCGTTTAGCCACTGAGATCGCCGTGATCGGCGGCGCCGAAATCTACGCGCAATGGATGACGTGCGCCGACCGTCTGGAAATTACCGAAGTCCATGCCCGGCCCGAAGGCGATACGCACTTTCCCGCCATCGATCCGGCCGTTTGGGAAGAGGTCGCGCGCGTGCGGCATACGGCCGGACCGGACGACAGCGCCGACACCTCCTATGTGACATATCGCCGGCGAAAGCCGCATTAACTCCATTCGGCAATGTTTGCATTGACAATTACCGGCCCGGGCATAGCTCCTTCGAGCCAACAAGCCGCGTTGTAAGGGCCGGGGCGGTCCCCTATAAAGCCGGGCAGATATTGCGGGGCCGGGCGTCTTTGCCCTTAGGCCCGCGAAGGAGACGTCGATGCCGTGGAAGAATCAAGGCGGAGGCCCGTGGGGCTCCGGTTCGAAAGGGCCCTGGGGCTCCGGCCCGCAATCGGGGGGGCCGAGGCCGCCCGATCTCGAGGACCTTCTGCGCCGCGGCCAGGACAAGCTCCAGCAATTGCTGCCGGGCGGGTATTTCAGCGGCATGGGCGTCGCGATCATCCTGCTCGCGGCCGTGGTGATCTGGGGACTGTCCGGATTCTTCCGCGTCCAGTCCGAAGAGCTCGGCGTCGTGCTGCGTTTCGGCAAGCATGTGCGCACGGTGCAGCCGGGCCTGAACTATCATCTGCCGTATCCGATCGAGACCGTGCTGCTGCCGAAGGCGCTGCGGGTCTCCACCATCAACATCGGCATGAACCTGATCGAGGATCCGGCGCGGCGCGGCAGGACGATGCGCGATGTGCCGGAAGAGAGCCTGATGCTGACTGGCGACGAGAACATCGTCGACGTCGACTTCACCGTGCTGTGGCGGATCAAGCCGGACGGCGTCGGCAATTACCTGTTCAACATCCAGAACCCAGAAGGCACTGTGAAGGCGGTGGCCGAAAGCGCGATGCGCGAGGTGATCGGCCGTTCCAACATCCAGCCGATCCTCACCGGCGCCCGTACCACCACCGAGGCCGGCGTGCAGGAATTGATGCAGAAGACGCTCGACAGCTACGGCTCCGGCGTCCTGGTACAGCAGGTCCAGATGCAGAAGGTCGATCCGCCCGCACAGGTGATCGACGCGTTCCGCGACGTGCAGGCGGCGCGCGCCGATCTCGAGCGGCTGCAGAACGAAGCGCAGACCTATGCCAACCGCGTAGTCCCCGACGCGCGCGGCCGGGCCGCACAGATCATCCAGGTCGCCGAAGGCTACAAGGAGCAGGCGGTCGCCGAGGCCAAGGGCCAGAGCGCACGCTTCCTGAAGGTCTACGACGAATACAAGAAGGCGCCCGATGTTACGCGGCAGCGCATCTATCTGGAGACGATGGAGCGCATTCTCGGCAATGCCGAGAAGCTGGTCTATGACGGCGGCAATTCGTCGTCCGGGCAGAGCATCGTGCCGTATTTGCCGCTGAGCGAGCTGTCGCCGCGGCGTCAGGCCGCGCCAACTCAACAGCAGGGCGGAGCCGCAAGATGAGATCCGGTATTACAGGTATTGTCTCGCTGATCGTGCTGTTTTTCGTCGTGATCGTCGGCTACAGCTCGGTGTTCACGGTATCTCAGACCGAACAGGTGCTGGTGGTGCGGCTCGGCGAGCCCGTGCGGGTCGTCACCGAGCCGGGCCTGAACTTCAAGGCGCCGTTCATCGATACCGTGATCAGTATCGACAAGCGGATCCTCGATCTGGAAAACCCGTCGCAGGAAGTGATCGCGTCGGACCAGAAGCGGCTCGTGGTCGACGCCTTCGCCCGCTACCGCATCAAGAACGCGCTGCGGTTCTATCAAAGCATCGGCTCGATCCAGGCCGCCAACATCCAGTTGACGACGCTGCTCAACGCGTCGCTGCGCCGCGTGCTCGGCGAGGTCACCTTCATCCAGGTCGTGCGCGACGAGCGCGAGGCCTTGATGGCGCGGATCCGCGACCAGCTCGACAAGGAGGCCGACGGCTACGGCATCCAGGTGGTCGATGTGCGGATCAGGCGCGCCGATCTGCCGGAGCAGAACAGCCAGGCGGTGTACCAGCGCATGCAGACCGAGCGGCAGCGCGAAGCCGCCGAGTTCCGCGCCCAAGGCGGCCAGAAGGCGCAGGAGATCAGGTCCAAAGCCGATCGCGAAGCCACCGTCATCATCGCCGACGCCAATTCGAGCGCCGAGCAGGTGCGCGGCGCCGGCGACGGCGAACGCAACCGGCTGTTCGCCGAAGCCTATGGCAAGGATCCGGATTTCTTCGCCTTCTACCGCTCGATGACCGCCTACGAGACCGGGCTGCGCAGCAACGATACCCGCTTCCTGCTGCGTCCGGACTCCGACTTCTTCAAGTTCTTCAGCAATTCGTCGGGCAAGCCGCCGGCGGCGGCCGCGCCGAAGCCGTAACGCTGCTGGCGCAAGATGAGGGCGAAGCGGATGCCGCTTCGCCCTGCCGAAGCGTTTTCGAGCGAAGTGGAAGCCGGTTCGCGTGAAGCAACGCGTCAAACACAAGGATGGCCTCGATTCCGTTTCGATCGGAACCGAGGCTCCAAAACCAAGAACAACGCCAAACGGGAGGTTTCAGTCCGATGAGGTCCATTGCGTTCGCCGACTTCCTCATCGGTCTGGGCATTCTGTTCGTGCTTGAGGGCCTCTTGTTCGCGGCAAGCCCGGCCTGGATGCGCCGGGCCATGAAGAGCGCGCTGGAGACCCCGGACAACATCCTGCGCGTCGTCGGCATCGGATCGGCGGTCGCCGGCCTGATCCTGATCTGGTTCGTGCGGCGCTGATCGCCTCGGTCGGGGCGGGCAGAAAATCCTGCCGTAACAACGCGATCGTGAGCGATTGGCGTCGGTTTTTCGCCGGAATGTCCGGCTCAAATGCTTGCGCCAAAGCCCGGTTCGGGCGCACTGTGGCGGCCAAATCCCGACCCGTTTTATAGAGAGACGCTGACATGACCGGTGCGATTCGTTACCAGAGCCGTCGCTTCCGTCCCTTGGTGGCCGCAATCTGCCTTGGCGCCGCAAGCGTTCTTTCCGCGCCGGCTTTGGCCCGGGGGCCCGACGGCATTGCCGACATCGCCGAGAAGGTGATCGACGCGGTCGTCAACATCTCGACCTCGCAGACCGTCGAAGCCAAGGGCGGGTCTTCCGGCGGCGACAGGGGCGCGATGCCGCAACTGCCGCCCGGCTCGCCGTTCGAGGAGTTCTTTGACGATTTTTTCAAGAACCGCCGCGGCGGCCCGGGAGGCGGTTCCAAGGGCGGTGAGGTGCAGCCGCGCAAGACCAACTCGCTCGGCTCCGGTTTCATCGTCGACACCGCGGGTATTGCCGTGACCAACAATCACGTCATCGCGGATGCCGACGAGATCAACATCATCATGAACGACGGCACCAAGATCAAGGCCGAGCTGGTCGGCGTCGACAAGAAGACCGATCTGGCGGTGCTGAAGTTCAAGCCGCCGGCGAAGCCGCTGGTCGCGGTAAAGTTCGGCGATTCCGAAAAGCTCCGGCTCGGCGAATGGGTGATCGCGATCGGCAACCCGTTCAGCCTCGGCGGCACGGTCACCGCCGGCATCGTCTCGGCGCGCAACCGCGACATCAACTCCGGTCCCTATGACAGCTACATCCAGACCGACGCCGCCATCAACCGCGGCAATTCCGGCGGTCCGCTGTTCAACCTCGACGGCGAAGTCGTCGGCGTCAACACGCTGATCATCTCGCCGTCGGGAGGTTCGATCGGCATCGGCTTTGCGGTGCCGTCGAAGACCGTGATCGGCGTGGTCGATTCGCTGCGGCAGTTCGGCGAGCTGCGCCGCGGCTGGCTTGGCGTCCGTATCCAGCAGGTTACCGACGAGATCGCCGAAAGCCTCAACATCAAGCCTGCGCGCGGCGCGCTGATCGCCGGCGTCGAGGAAAAGGGCCCGGCGAAGCCCGCCGGCATCGAGCCCGGCGACGTCGTCGTCAAATTCGACGGCAAGGACATCAAGGAGCCAAAGGATCTGTCGCGCGTGGTGGCCGGCACTGCGGTCGGCAAGGAGGTCGACGTCGTCATCATCCGCAAGGGCAAGGAAGAGACCCGCAAGGTCACGCTCGGCCGCCTCCAGGACGACAAGGCGGTGCAGGCCTCGGCCAAGACCAAGGAAGAGCCCGCGGAAAAGCCGGTGACGCAGAAGGCGCTCGGCCTCGATCTCGCCACCCTCAGCAAGGACCTGCGCACCCGCTACAAGATCAAGGACAGCGTCAAGGGCGTCATCATCACCGGTGTCGACAACGCCTCCGACGCCGCCGAAAAGCGCCTCAGCGCCGGCGACGTGATCGTCGAGGTCGCGCAGGAGTCGGTCGCCAACGCCGCCGACATCAAGAAGCGCGTCGATCAGCTGAAGAAAGACGGCAAGAAGTCGGTGCTGCTATTGGTATCGAACGCCGAAGGCGAACTGCGGTTCGTGGCACTGAGCGTGCAGTAGGGGCGACGCGCACCGTCTTGAGGTCAAGCTTGAAGGTGGCGCCGTCGAATCCTGCCGAGAAATCGGCCGCGAGTTCGATATGGCGCAGGATATCGCGAAGGGCAGTGTCGAGCGACTTAGAAGGCATAGATTGCGTTAGCCGTCGCAGCGGGGCGGACGTAGGGTTTGAGGCCGTCGCGGTTCACCACGTCGACGGGACCATCAAACAGGCTCGCGATATAATCCTTGAGACCCACATAGTCGAACACGGTGAGATGCGCGTCCGGATCGATCTCGACCATGATGTCGACATCGCTGCCAGGACGGCTGTCGCCGCGCGCCGCCGAGCCGAACACGGCCGCCCGCCGCACGCCGCGCGCACGGAGATCAGGTTCGGATCGACGCAAGGTCTCAAGTGCTTCGTTACGGTTCATACGTTGAAACGTAGCACGAAATCCCGGCTAGCGGGAGGGAGCGGATTGCGCCCTTGCCGAGCTGCTCCGCCCACGGACCTTCTCCTCATTCCTTGACCGGAGGATTGGGGGTATGGACCGGCGCGACCGGTGCCTCAAGCGCCCGGCCGGCCGCGCAGCATCCCGGCGACGCCGAGGTCCTCGTCGAGTTCAGGCCAGTGAATGCCCATCGGCATCAACTCGAAGCGCTCGCGCGCCGTCACACCGGCGTCGCGCAGCCGCGGATACCACGCCAGTGGGGTCGCGATCTTGCGTCCATCCGCCAGTGTCACCACCAGCTCATCGGCCGTGAAGGCAACCGAGACCGGCCTGATATCGGCGACATCAATTTCCAAAGTGCTCATGCCATTTGCTTTCGAGCAGATCGCGTTGCGGTCTCAAGTGACGGACAATAGCGCCGATTTCATGGGCGGGAAATCCCGCATTGGCCGCGACAGAGAGGTCATGCAGCCAGAACTTGGCTTCAAAATCTCCGGCCCTGACGTGAATATGCGGCGGTTCGCCTCCCTCGTTGGAGTAAAAGAACGCCCGATAAGGTCCCCAACGCAGGACGGTTGGCATCGAACCTATCCCTCCACGAACTCGTCCCGCCGATACCCCTGCGCATACAACAACGCCGTGAGGTCGCCGTGATCGATCCTTGCCGCAGCGGCCGCGGCGACGGCGGGCTTGGCATGATAGGCGACGCCGAGGCCGGCGGCCTGGATCATGCCGAGGTCGTTGGCGCCGTCGCCGGTCACCAGGGTGTCGATCTCGTCGAGATCGAAGGACTCGCGCAGCTCGATCAGGGTTGCGAGCTTGGCGGCGCGGCCGAGGATCGGCTCCCTGACTTCGCCGACCAATTGGCCGTCGCGGGTCAGCAACTGATTGGCGCGGTTTTCCTGAAATCCGATCGCCGCCGCCACCGCTTTGGTGAACAGCGTGAAGCCGCCCGAGATCAGGCAGGTCCAGGCACCGTGGGCGCGCATGGTCATGACCAGCTCGCGGCCGCCCGGCGTCGGCGTGATGCGTTTCTTCAGCACCTCCTCGACCACGCTGACGGGCATGCCCTTCAGCAGCGCGACCCGCTCGCGCAACGCCGGCTCGAACTCGATCTCGCCGCGCATCGCGCGTTCGGTGATCGCGGCGACATGCGGCTTCAGGCCGACGAAATCCGCCAGTTCGTCGATGCATTCCTGGCCGATCATGGTGGAATCCATGTCGGCCAGAAAAAGCTTCTTGCGCCTGGCGGCCCGAGGCTGCACGACAATGTCGATCGGCAAATCGCCGCGGGCCTCGCGCAGGCGATCCTCGATGACCCGGGTATCGTGTTGGCCTTCGAAGGGGATATCGACGGCGACTTCGTCGAACAACCATTGCGGAGCGCCGGCCGAGGGCAGAACGGCGCGCGCGCCGTCGACCACGGTGGAGTCGAGCGCAGGGTTGGCGGGATTGCAGATGAGCGTGGCGACGAGAGACATTTGACGTGAATTCACCTGACGACAGCAAGGCCGTGCTTATCGCAGGGCCGACCGCCAGCGGCAAGTCGGCGCTGGCGCTCGAGCTTGCGCAAAAAACCGGCGGCGTCGTCATCAATGCCGATTCCATGCAGGTGTATCGCGATTTGCGCATCCTCACCGCGCGTCCGACGCCGGAAGAGGAAGCGCAGGTTCCGCACCGGCTCTATGGCCATGTCGATGCCGCGGTGAATTTTTCCGCCGGCGCATGGGTGGCCGATGCGGCCAAGGTGCTGGCGGAGCTGCGCGCGCAAAACCGGCTGCCGATCTTCGTCGGCGGCACCGGCCTGTATTTCAAGGCGCTGACGTCAGGACTGTCGGCGGTGCCGCCGATCCCCGCCGAAATACGCGACAGCGTGCGCGCGCGGCTGGAGCGCGACGGTGTCGAGGCGCTGCATGCCGAACTGGCGCGACACGATCCGGCGTCGGCCGAACGCCTGAAGCCGCGCGACCGCACCCGCATCGCCCGCGCCCTGGAGGTGGTCGAGGCGACCTCGCGTTCGCTGACCGACTGGCATCGCGACAGTCTGCCGCCGCTGTTGCCGCCGGGTCAATTCCGCGCGCTGTTTCTCGCGCCCGATCGCGATCAGCTCTATGCGCGGATCGATGCGCGCTTCGATGCGATGCTGAAATCAGGCGCACTGGAGGAGGTCGCGGCTTTGGCGGCGCGGCATCTCGATCCGCTGCTGCCGGCGATGAAGGCGCATGGTGTGCCGGCCCTGATCCGGCATCTTGCCGGCGAGATCAGCCTGGAAGAGGCGGCCGTGATCGGCCGCGCCGATACCCGGCACTATGCCAAGCGGCAATTCACCTGGTTCAGGCACCAATTGCCGGAGTTCCAGTGGGTGAAGCCGGAGCAGGCGAGGGAGTGGCTCTCGGCAGTCATTCCGGGGCGCGCATAGCGCGAACTCCGATGTGCAATTGCACATCGGAGAATCTCGAGATTCCCCGGTGCGCAATTGCGCACCTGAGGGCTGGTCTTTCGGACCATCCCGGAATGACGGGGTGGGAAGGGGCGCGCATGGCTGCGTGCCGCATTTTCGCACTCGCCCGGGGCAAAAAACCCCGCTAGGCTGTCTGCGTCGATTGCTGCCCGTGGCTTGACTTTCCAGGCTTGGGCAGTATGTTCCGCGCAACCTTTGGGAAGTCCGAGCGGTCGAATGTGTAATATTATTACCAAACTCCTTATCGTCGTACCCAGGCGCACCGCCGGGGATGGCTAAGGCCATCCACATTCAGGCGGTGTGCATGGGGCCTCTTGGGCCCCTTTTTATTTTCCCAAGTTAGTTTCCCAAGACCCAGCTGAAGAAAACAGACCCAAACTGAAGCAAGCCGCTGACAACAGCGCATCCGGAGCAAGCCATGAGCGATACCAGCCACGATCCGAACCAGATGACGGGAGCCGCCATGATCGTGCGCGCGCTGATCGATCATGGCGTCAAGCATATCTTCGGCTACCCCGGCGGCGCGGTGCTTCCGATCTATGACGAGCTGTTCCAGCAGAGCGATGTCGAACACATCCTGGTGCGGCATGAGCAGGGCGCCGGCCACGCCGCCGAAGGCTATGCGCGCTCCACCGGCAAACCGGGCGTGGTGCTGGTGACCTCGGGTCCGGGCGCCACCAACATGGTGACGCCGCTGGCCGATGCGCTGATGGATTCGATCCCGCTGGTCTGCATCACCGGGCAGGTGCCGACGCACCTGATCGGCAATGACGCGTTCCAGGAATGCGACACCGTCGGCATCACCCGTCCCTGCACCAAGCACAACTGGCTGGTGCGCGACGTCAACGACCTCGCCAAGGTGCTGCACGAGGCGTTCTACGTCGCCTCCAGCGGCCGGCCCGGTCCGGTCGTGGTCGACGTGCCGAAGGACGTGCAGTTCGCGGTCGGCACCTATCACCCGCCGCGCAAGTCCGACGTTCACGTCTCCTATACGCCGCGGATCAAGGGCGACGCCGCGCAGATCCGCAAGGCCGTGGCGCTGATGGCATCCGCCAGGCGTCCGGTGATCTACTCTGGCGGCGGCGTCGTCAATTCCGGCCCCGAGGCCTCGAAGCTGCTGCGCGACCTGGTCGAAGCCACCGGCTTTCCGATCACCTCCACCCTGATGGGGCTCGGCGCCTATCCGGCCTCGGGCAAGAACTGGCTCGGCATGCTCGGCATGCACGGCACCTACGAGGCCAACATGACGATGCATGGTTGCGATGTCATGCTGTGCGTCGGCGCGCGCTTCGACGACCGCATCACCGGCCGCACCGATGCGTTCTCGCCGGGCTCCAAGAAGATCCACATCGACATCGATCCGTCCTCGATCAACAAGAACATCCGCGTCGACGTCCCGATTATCGGCGACGCCGCCAACGTGCTGGGCGATCTGTTGCAGGTGTTCAAGGCGGAAGCTAAGAAGCCCGATATCCGCGCCTGGTGGCAGGAGATCGCAAAGTGGCGCGCGCGCAATTCGCTGTCCTACAAGAAGAACAACGACGTCATCCTGCCGCAATATGCCATCGAGCGGCTGTTCGCGATGACGCGCGGGCGCGATACCTACATCACCACCGAAGTCGGCCAGCACCAGATGTGGGCGGCACAGTTCTTCGGCTTCGAGGAGCCGCACCGCTGGATGACCTCGGGCGGTCTCGGCACCATGGGCTACGGGCTGCCGGCGGCGGTCGGCGTCCAGGTCGCTCACCCGAACAGCCTCGTGATCGACATCGCCGGCGATGCTTCGGTGCAGATGACGATGCAGGAGATGTCGACGGCGATCCAGTATGAATTGCCGATCAAG
The genomic region above belongs to Bradyrhizobium sediminis and contains:
- a CDS encoding tripartite tricarboxylate transporter substrate binding protein BugD, whose amino-acid sequence is MNWYGRLLASGGLIALAGVSALPAPAQAQAYPTRSITMIVPFAAGGPTDVISRIVTGHMAQTLGQSIIIENVVGAGGTTATTRAARAANDGYTLITGHMGTHAASVPLYPKLAYHPQKDFEPVALLAGTPILILARKDFPPKDLKDFVTYVKANVEKVNAAHAGIGSVSHVSCQLLNSVLDIKPVGVPFNGTGPAMNALVGGQVDYMCDQIVNAVPQIKGGTIKAYAVATPARNPSLPDVPTTTEAGLPAFQAQAWNAIFAPKGTPPEVIAKLNAAAVKALDDENVRKRLLDLGSVIPATAERTPEALAALVKSEIAKWTPVLKPATN
- a CDS encoding thymidylate synthase, encoding MNQYHDLLERILSDGAEKHDRTGTGTLSIFGHQMRFNLAAGFPMLTTKKLPLKSIVHELLWFLKGDTNIKYLKDNGVSIWDEWADANGDLGPVYGSQWRSWPAPDGRRIDQISNVIDMIRRNPDSRRLIVSAWNPADVDKMALPPCHCLFQFYVANGKLSCQLYQRSADVFLGVPFNIASYALLTMMVAQVTGLKLGDFVHSFGDVHLYSNHLDQARLQLTRQTRPLPTMKINPDVKDIFAFRYEDFVLEGYDPHPHIKAEVAV
- a CDS encoding dihydrofolate reductase, yielding MPWRLKSDMQRFKAMTMGRPVVMGRKTFVSLRRPLPGRTNIVVTRDAGFRAEGAVVTTSFAAARAVATGDALRRLATEIAVIGGAEIYAQWMTCADRLEITEVHARPEGDTHFPAIDPAVWEEVARVRHTAGPDDSADTSYVTYRRRKPH
- the hflK gene encoding FtsH protease activity modulator HflK; its protein translation is MPWKNQGGGPWGSGSKGPWGSGPQSGGPRPPDLEDLLRRGQDKLQQLLPGGYFSGMGVAIILLAAVVIWGLSGFFRVQSEELGVVLRFGKHVRTVQPGLNYHLPYPIETVLLPKALRVSTINIGMNLIEDPARRGRTMRDVPEESLMLTGDENIVDVDFTVLWRIKPDGVGNYLFNIQNPEGTVKAVAESAMREVIGRSNIQPILTGARTTTEAGVQELMQKTLDSYGSGVLVQQVQMQKVDPPAQVIDAFRDVQAARADLERLQNEAQTYANRVVPDARGRAAQIIQVAEGYKEQAVAEAKGQSARFLKVYDEYKKAPDVTRQRIYLETMERILGNAEKLVYDGGNSSSGQSIVPYLPLSELSPRRQAAPTQQQGGAAR
- the hflC gene encoding protease modulator HflC encodes the protein MRSGITGIVSLIVLFFVVIVGYSSVFTVSQTEQVLVVRLGEPVRVVTEPGLNFKAPFIDTVISIDKRILDLENPSQEVIASDQKRLVVDAFARYRIKNALRFYQSIGSIQAANIQLTTLLNASLRRVLGEVTFIQVVRDEREALMARIRDQLDKEADGYGIQVVDVRIRRADLPEQNSQAVYQRMQTERQREAAEFRAQGGQKAQEIRSKADREATVIIADANSSAEQVRGAGDGERNRLFAEAYGKDPDFFAFYRSMTAYETGLRSNDTRFLLRPDSDFFKFFSNSSGKPPAAAAPKP
- a CDS encoding DUF2065 domain-containing protein yields the protein MRSIAFADFLIGLGILFVLEGLLFAASPAWMRRAMKSALETPDNILRVVGIGSAVAGLILIWFVRR
- a CDS encoding Do family serine endopeptidase translates to MTGAIRYQSRRFRPLVAAICLGAASVLSAPALARGPDGIADIAEKVIDAVVNISTSQTVEAKGGSSGGDRGAMPQLPPGSPFEEFFDDFFKNRRGGPGGGSKGGEVQPRKTNSLGSGFIVDTAGIAVTNNHVIADADEINIIMNDGTKIKAELVGVDKKTDLAVLKFKPPAKPLVAVKFGDSEKLRLGEWVIAIGNPFSLGGTVTAGIVSARNRDINSGPYDSYIQTDAAINRGNSGGPLFNLDGEVVGVNTLIISPSGGSIGIGFAVPSKTVIGVVDSLRQFGELRRGWLGVRIQQVTDEIAESLNIKPARGALIAGVEEKGPAKPAGIEPGDVVVKFDGKDIKEPKDLSRVVAGTAVGKEVDVVIIRKGKEETRKVTLGRLQDDKAVQASAKTKEEPAEKPVTQKALGLDLATLSKDLRTRYKIKDSVKGVIITGVDNASDAAEKRLSAGDVIVEVAQESVANAADIKKRVDQLKKDGKKSVLLLVSNAEGELRFVALSVQ
- a CDS encoding nucleotidyltransferase family protein, coding for MNRNEALETLRRSEPDLRARGVRRAAVFGSAARGDSRPGSDVDIMVEIDPDAHLTVFDYVGLKDYIASLFDGPVDVVNRDGLKPYVRPAATANAIYAF
- a CDS encoding DUF2442 domain-containing protein; translation: MSTLEIDVADIRPVSVAFTADELVVTLADGRKIATPLAWYPRLRDAGVTARERFELMPMGIHWPELDEDLGVAGMLRGRPGA
- a CDS encoding DUF4160 domain-containing protein, whose translation is MPTVLRWGPYRAFFYSNEGGEPPHIHVRAGDFEAKFWLHDLSVAANAGFPAHEIGAIVRHLRPQRDLLESKWHEHFGN
- the serB gene encoding phosphoserine phosphatase SerB, encoding MSLVATLICNPANPALDSTVVDGARAVLPSAGAPQWLFDEVAVDIPFEGQHDTRVIEDRLREARGDLPIDIVVQPRAARRKKLFLADMDSTMIGQECIDELADFVGLKPHVAAITERAMRGEIEFEPALRERVALLKGMPVSVVEEVLKKRITPTPGGRELVMTMRAHGAWTCLISGGFTLFTKAVAAAIGFQENRANQLLTRDGQLVGEVREPILGRAAKLATLIELRESFDLDEIDTLVTGDGANDLGMIQAAGLGVAYHAKPAVAAAAAARIDHGDLTALLYAQGYRRDEFVEG
- the miaA gene encoding tRNA (adenosine(37)-N6)-dimethylallyltransferase MiaA — translated: MNSPDDSKAVLIAGPTASGKSALALELAQKTGGVVINADSMQVYRDLRILTARPTPEEEAQVPHRLYGHVDAAVNFSAGAWVADAAKVLAELRAQNRLPIFVGGTGLYFKALTSGLSAVPPIPAEIRDSVRARLERDGVEALHAELARHDPASAERLKPRDRTRIARALEVVEATSRSLTDWHRDSLPPLLPPGQFRALFLAPDRDQLYARIDARFDAMLKSGALEEVAALAARHLDPLLPAMKAHGVPALIRHLAGEISLEEAAVIGRADTRHYAKRQFTWFRHQLPEFQWVKPEQAREWLSAVIPGRA
- a CDS encoding acetolactate synthase 3 large subunit codes for the protein MSDTSHDPNQMTGAAMIVRALIDHGVKHIFGYPGGAVLPIYDELFQQSDVEHILVRHEQGAGHAAEGYARSTGKPGVVLVTSGPGATNMVTPLADALMDSIPLVCITGQVPTHLIGNDAFQECDTVGITRPCTKHNWLVRDVNDLAKVLHEAFYVASSGRPGPVVVDVPKDVQFAVGTYHPPRKSDVHVSYTPRIKGDAAQIRKAVALMASARRPVIYSGGGVVNSGPEASKLLRDLVEATGFPITSTLMGLGAYPASGKNWLGMLGMHGTYEANMTMHGCDVMLCVGARFDDRITGRTDAFSPGSKKIHIDIDPSSINKNIRVDVPIIGDAANVLGDLLQVFKAEAKKPDIRAWWQEIAKWRARNSLSYKKNNDVILPQYAIERLFAMTRGRDTYITTEVGQHQMWAAQFFGFEEPHRWMTSGGLGTMGYGLPAAVGVQVAHPNSLVIDIAGDASVQMTMQEMSTAIQYELPIKIFILNNQYMGMVRQWQQLLHGNRLSHTYSEALPDFVKLADAFGCVGLQAVKPGDLDGAIKEMIDIKRPVLFDCRVAALENCFPMIPSGKAHNEMLLPAEANDEATAAAFAGGKALV